From Cellulosimicrobium sp. ES-005, one genomic window encodes:
- a CDS encoding MOSC domain-containing protein, protein MSPAAPASPTAHPTSPGAAPVTALASSAPTGEVLAVCRVHALLPDAGPVGVTAIDKRPVDGPVKVRRLGLYADLQADRANHGGEEQAVYAYGQDDADWWVGQLRREIPPGLFGENLRVRGIPVSEAVVGERWSAGTALLEVTQPRTPCSTFARRLGEDRWVKRFTVANRTGAYLRVVRNGELQAGDAVTVCYRPEHGVTLADWFGAWNARGADPERAADVARRLLVAHLEGDVALTDEMLARAEVAAGRRIED, encoded by the coding sequence ATGTCTCCCGCAGCGCCCGCCTCGCCGACCGCCCACCCCACGTCTCCCGGCGCGGCACCCGTGACCGCCCTCGCGAGCAGCGCCCCGACCGGCGAGGTCCTCGCGGTGTGCCGCGTGCACGCCCTCCTGCCGGACGCCGGCCCCGTCGGCGTCACGGCGATCGACAAGCGGCCCGTCGACGGCCCGGTGAAGGTCCGACGCCTCGGCCTCTACGCCGACCTCCAGGCCGACCGCGCGAACCACGGGGGCGAGGAGCAGGCCGTGTACGCGTACGGCCAGGACGACGCCGACTGGTGGGTCGGGCAGCTCCGGCGCGAGATCCCGCCGGGACTGTTCGGCGAGAACCTGCGGGTGCGGGGCATCCCCGTGAGCGAGGCGGTCGTCGGGGAGCGCTGGTCCGCGGGCACGGCGCTGCTCGAGGTCACCCAGCCCCGCACGCCGTGCTCGACGTTCGCGCGGCGGCTCGGGGAGGACAGGTGGGTCAAGCGCTTCACCGTCGCGAACCGGACCGGCGCGTACCTGCGGGTCGTGCGGAACGGCGAGCTGCAGGCGGGGGACGCGGTGACGGTCTGCTACCGGCCCGAGCACGGCGTGACGCTCGCCGACTGGTTCGGGGCGTGGAACGCGCGCGGTGCGGACCCGGAGCGTGCCGCCGACGTCGCGCGCCGGCTGCTCGTCGCGCACCTCGAGGGCGACGTCGCGCTGACCGACGAGATGCTGGCGCGCGCCGAGGTCGCGGCCGGGCGGCGCATCGAGGACTGA
- a CDS encoding PH domain-containing protein: MGLSEKHLTEGEHVVMELKEHAKALFWPFVLLVVLVAAVVVTVVLVPNDVVRWVVAGLALVAAVVWVFVPWLRWRTTEYTVTNKRIAMRSGIITRTGRDIPLYRINDVNYEKGPIDRLFGCGTLVISDATDKPGLNLHDVPDVENVQVRLHDLLFTADDGSDDGEWPPNEPPRGPRAPRIPRAER; the protein is encoded by the coding sequence ATGGGTCTGAGCGAGAAGCACCTCACCGAGGGCGAGCACGTCGTCATGGAGCTCAAGGAGCACGCGAAGGCGCTGTTCTGGCCGTTCGTGCTGCTGGTCGTGCTCGTCGCGGCGGTCGTCGTGACGGTCGTGCTCGTCCCGAACGACGTCGTCCGCTGGGTCGTCGCGGGCCTCGCCCTCGTCGCGGCGGTCGTCTGGGTGTTCGTGCCGTGGCTGCGCTGGCGGACCACGGAGTACACCGTGACGAACAAGCGCATCGCGATGCGCTCGGGCATCATCACGCGCACCGGGCGGGACATCCCCCTGTACCGCATCAACGACGTGAACTACGAGAAGGGCCCGATCGACCGGCTCTTCGGCTGCGGGACGCTCGTCATCTCGGACGCGACGGACAAGCCGGGGCTGAACCTGCACGACGTGCCCGACGTCGAGAACGTGCAGGTCCGCCTGCACGACCTGCTCTTCACCGCCGACGACGGCTCCGACGACGGCGAGTGGCCGCCGAACGAGCCGCCGCGCGGCCCGCGCGCCCCTCGCATCCCGCGCGCGGAGCGCTGA
- a CDS encoding histidine phosphatase family protein: MTTTDTTPDPQLVLVRHGETEWSASGRHTGRSDIPLTVAGEQQAVAAGVWLQGWADRRGRRPAVVRTSPRQRARRTADLAGFPDAETDDDLAEWDYGPVEGRTAVDVGEQLGHEWLIFRDGVNVLAAANGHRGEELSAVADRAGRVLGRVEPTLQGGDDVVLFAHGHLLRVLATVWLGIDPGLGARFELGTAAICLLGYGHGLRTVEGWNLSAQA; the protein is encoded by the coding sequence GTGACCACGACCGACACCACCCCCGACCCGCAGCTCGTCCTCGTGCGCCACGGGGAGACGGAGTGGAGCGCGAGCGGCCGCCACACCGGCCGGTCCGACATCCCGCTCACGGTCGCCGGCGAGCAGCAGGCCGTCGCGGCGGGCGTGTGGCTGCAGGGGTGGGCGGACCGCCGGGGGCGACGCCCCGCCGTCGTGCGCACGAGCCCGCGGCAGCGCGCTCGACGCACCGCCGACCTCGCCGGGTTCCCCGACGCGGAGACCGACGACGACCTCGCCGAGTGGGACTACGGCCCCGTCGAGGGCCGGACCGCCGTCGACGTCGGCGAGCAGCTCGGCCACGAGTGGCTGATCTTCCGCGACGGCGTCAACGTGCTCGCCGCCGCGAACGGGCACCGCGGCGAGGAGCTCTCCGCGGTGGCCGACCGGGCCGGACGCGTGCTCGGTCGCGTCGAGCCGACGCTGCAGGGCGGCGACGACGTCGTGCTGTTCGCCCACGGGCACCTGCTGCGCGTCCTCGCGACCGTGTGGCTCGGGATCGACCCGGGGCTGGGCGCGCGGTTCGAGCTCGGCACGGCCGCGATCTGCCTGCTGGGCTACGGCCACGGGCTGCGCACGGTCGAGGGCTGGAACCTCTCCGCCCAGGCCTGA
- a CDS encoding DinB family protein — translation MVHETADGEIAYGSPEFDWSILTVPTTLAVVRGQLGFSWLEVAERLATLTQAELEWEPGPDALRVVRRGTERTSRTLGVGDWVMEWPDGPDSPQPRTIAWLVAHLTEAFFERWEWTFGPHERRRDSVTFSGEVGPAVAGLRHEVDRWRAGVDALPDEGAFTVGLSQATEIDAQAPFVHLVAHMNRELIHHGAEIMVLQDLYRAANVTP, via the coding sequence ATGGTGCACGAGACGGCGGACGGGGAGATCGCGTACGGCAGCCCCGAGTTCGACTGGTCGATCCTCACGGTCCCGACGACGCTCGCGGTCGTGCGCGGCCAGCTCGGGTTCTCGTGGCTCGAGGTCGCGGAACGGCTCGCGACGCTGACGCAGGCGGAGCTCGAGTGGGAGCCGGGGCCGGACGCGCTGCGCGTCGTGCGTCGCGGCACGGAGCGCACGTCGCGCACGCTCGGGGTCGGCGACTGGGTGATGGAGTGGCCCGACGGGCCGGACTCGCCGCAGCCGCGGACGATCGCGTGGCTCGTCGCGCACCTCACCGAGGCGTTCTTCGAGCGGTGGGAGTGGACGTTCGGGCCGCACGAGCGCCGCCGCGACTCCGTGACGTTCTCGGGCGAGGTCGGACCGGCGGTCGCGGGGTTGCGGCACGAGGTGGACCGGTGGCGGGCCGGGGTGGACGCGCTGCCGGACGAGGGGGCGTTCACGGTCGGGCTGAGCCAGGCGACGGAGATCGACGCGCAGGCGCCGTTCGTCCACCTCGTCGCGCACATGAACCGCGAGCTGATCCACCATGGCGCGGAGATCATGGTGCTGCAGGACCTCTACCGTGCGGCGAACGTCACGCCGTGA
- a CDS encoding DsbA family oxidoreductase — MTTNSPAAADASAPTVKIDIWSDVACPWCYVGKRRLETALGRLAEAGDGPQVDIEYHSFELAPDTPVDFDGTEVDFLAGHKGMPRAQVEQMLGQMTQLAAAEGLAYDFDALQHTKTLTAHELLHHAKAHGKQVEMKERLLKAYFEEGRHVGRVQELADLAAEVGLDRAQVVAALEDGRYADDVQADIDQARAYGINGVPFFVVDGRYGVSGAQDPAVFVQVLQQAVAERDAA; from the coding sequence ATGACCACGAACAGCCCCGCCGCGGCCGACGCGTCGGCCCCCACGGTGAAGATCGACATCTGGTCCGACGTCGCGTGCCCCTGGTGCTACGTCGGCAAGCGACGCCTCGAGACGGCGCTCGGCCGGCTCGCCGAGGCCGGTGACGGCCCGCAGGTCGACATCGAGTACCACTCGTTCGAGCTGGCGCCGGACACTCCCGTCGACTTCGACGGCACCGAGGTGGACTTCCTCGCGGGGCACAAGGGCATGCCCCGCGCGCAGGTCGAGCAGATGCTCGGGCAGATGACGCAGCTCGCCGCGGCCGAGGGCCTGGCCTACGACTTCGACGCGCTCCAGCACACCAAGACGCTCACCGCCCACGAGCTGCTGCACCACGCGAAGGCGCACGGCAAGCAGGTCGAGATGAAGGAGCGCCTCCTCAAGGCGTACTTCGAGGAGGGCCGCCACGTGGGCCGCGTCCAGGAGCTCGCGGACCTTGCGGCGGAGGTCGGTCTCGACCGCGCCCAGGTCGTCGCGGCTCTGGAGGACGGCCGCTACGCGGACGACGTGCAGGCGGACATCGACCAGGCGCGCGCCTACGGGATCAACGGGGTGCCGTTCTTCGTCGTCGACGGCCGGTACGGCGTCTCGGGGGCCCAGGACCCGGCGGTCTTCGTCCAGGTGCTGCAGCAGGCCGTCGCGGAGCGCGACGCCGCCTGA
- a CDS encoding DNA-3-methyladenine glycosylase 2 family protein: protein MTVLPSPNPRPSPVPAPAEHAVGDGPVPVVYAVVGEPLVRRVRSDRPLDLHLTLGRLSRGPYDPTFRRTPSGDVWRTTRMPAGPATCRLVQTGPRDVVGHAWGPGAQEALDALPHLLGEHDDDTGFVPPAPLRDAHRRATGLRIPRTGRVLEALVPAILEQRVQTVAAWRSWGWLLRKYGEGAPGPAGDAGMLVVPDAATWARVPSWDWHRANVDPGRARTVVAAARVARRLEECGALLDAQGAAAAHARLQAVPGVGVWTAAEVAQRALGDADAVSVGDYHLAKAVGWALVGERVDDDRMLELLAPYSPHRYRVVRLLEISGRAHAPRRGPRLSIQDHRLH from the coding sequence GTGACCGTCCTGCCGAGCCCGAACCCGCGCCCGAGCCCGGTCCCCGCGCCGGCCGAGCACGCGGTCGGCGACGGTCCCGTCCCGGTCGTGTACGCCGTGGTCGGTGAACCGCTCGTCCGGCGCGTCCGGTCGGACCGGCCCCTGGACCTGCACCTCACGCTCGGTCGACTCTCCCGCGGGCCGTACGACCCGACGTTCCGCCGCACGCCGTCCGGGGACGTCTGGCGCACGACGCGGATGCCCGCCGGTCCCGCGACGTGCCGCCTCGTGCAGACCGGGCCGCGCGACGTCGTCGGGCACGCCTGGGGACCGGGCGCCCAGGAGGCGCTCGACGCCCTCCCCCACCTGCTGGGCGAGCACGACGACGACACCGGCTTCGTCCCGCCCGCGCCCCTGCGCGACGCGCACCGCCGCGCCACCGGGCTGCGCATCCCCCGCACCGGTCGCGTGCTGGAGGCGCTCGTCCCCGCGATCCTCGAGCAGCGCGTCCAGACGGTCGCCGCGTGGCGGTCGTGGGGCTGGCTCCTGCGCAAGTACGGCGAGGGAGCCCCGGGGCCCGCGGGCGACGCCGGGATGCTCGTCGTGCCCGACGCCGCCACGTGGGCGCGCGTCCCGTCGTGGGACTGGCACCGGGCGAACGTCGACCCGGGCCGCGCGCGGACCGTCGTCGCCGCCGCACGCGTCGCCCGCCGGCTCGAGGAGTGCGGCGCGCTGCTCGACGCGCAGGGCGCCGCCGCCGCGCACGCCCGGCTCCAGGCCGTCCCGGGCGTGGGCGTCTGGACCGCGGCCGAGGTCGCGCAGCGCGCGCTCGGCGACGCCGACGCCGTGTCCGTGGGCGACTATCACCTCGCCAAGGCGGTGGGCTGGGCGCTCGTCGGCGAGCGCGTCGACGACGACCGGATGCTCGAGCTCCTCGCGCCGTACTCGCCGCACCGCTACCGCGTCGTCCGGCTCCTCGAGATATCGGGCCGGGCGCACGCCCCGCGGCGCGGCCCACGCCTCTCGATCCAGGACCACCGCCTCCACTGA
- a CDS encoding ester cyclase, whose product MTTRTPADLVREFFAVVRSGDDPARAGEYLAPLVAAHQVTSEAPTTVHRTPAQYAEHVEEMRAAYGRFTLTVDELLADGDRVYVRWTQRGRHVGEVDGRAPTGAEVVQVASCVYRVADDRVVEYWMQIDRAGLAAQLAAATDPAGPSAAGATMVR is encoded by the coding sequence GTGACGACACGAACCCCTGCCGACCTCGTCCGTGAGTTCTTCGCCGTCGTGCGCTCGGGCGACGACCCGGCCCGCGCGGGCGAGTACCTCGCGCCCCTCGTCGCGGCGCACCAGGTGACGTCGGAGGCGCCGACGACGGTGCACCGGACTCCCGCGCAGTACGCCGAGCACGTCGAGGAGATGCGCGCCGCGTACGGGCGCTTCACCCTGACGGTCGACGAGCTCCTCGCGGACGGCGACCGCGTGTACGTCCGCTGGACCCAGCGCGGCCGCCACGTCGGCGAGGTGGACGGTCGCGCGCCGACCGGGGCGGAGGTCGTGCAGGTCGCGAGCTGCGTCTACCGTGTCGCGGACGACCGCGTGGTGGAGTACTGGATGCAGATCGACCGGGCAGGGCTCGCGGCACAGCTCGCGGCTGCGACGGATCCTGCTGGGCCGTCGGCGGCGGGTGCGACGATGGTCCGGTGA
- a CDS encoding ribonuclease H produces MITVSTDGSCLNNPGGAIGWAWINHDGTFDSGGAVSGTNQVAELTALLQAVRAHPGAEPLLIESDSQYAIKCASEWVVAWKRKGWRTAGGQPVKNLELVQAIDRVITERAGPVRFRWVRGHVGDPFNERADQLAGLAAQDWAAGRGDLDGTLVPELGDPTRPAGRATGPAHATASAAHAPAPKQPTPEPAWDMDTLFD; encoded by the coding sequence GTGATCACTGTCAGCACCGACGGCTCGTGCCTGAACAACCCGGGCGGCGCCATCGGGTGGGCGTGGATCAACCACGACGGCACGTTCGACTCCGGCGGCGCCGTGAGCGGGACCAACCAGGTCGCCGAGCTGACCGCGCTGCTCCAGGCGGTCCGCGCGCACCCCGGTGCGGAGCCGCTCCTCATCGAGTCCGACTCCCAGTACGCCATCAAGTGCGCGTCCGAGTGGGTCGTCGCCTGGAAGCGCAAGGGGTGGCGCACCGCGGGCGGCCAGCCCGTGAAGAACCTCGAGCTCGTCCAGGCGATCGACCGGGTCATCACCGAGCGCGCCGGGCCCGTCCGGTTCCGCTGGGTGCGCGGCCACGTCGGCGACCCGTTCAACGAGCGCGCCGACCAGCTCGCGGGCCTCGCCGCCCAGGACTGGGCCGCGGGCCGGGGCGACCTCGACGGCACGCTCGTCCCCGAGCTCGGCGATCCCACGCGGCCGGCCGGCCGCGCGACCGGGCCGGCGCACGCCACGGCTTCCGCCGCGCACGCCCCTGCACCCAAGCAGCCGACGCCGGAGCCCGCGTGGGACATGGACACCCTGTTCGACTGA
- a CDS encoding DedA family protein encodes MVAWVVELWGQVEAWLLALVDSVWALPTLFATTAGDGFFPPIPGETVIVMLAVGAQSGGGVAWGLVLLVAALGAWCGDQLAYALGRAVGTRALPVLRGFRGQRAVAWATRSLDRRGASVVLGARFVPVGRTAVNVTAGAVGFSRRRFMALSAVASVAWATYSVLIGTLAAAWVGDSPLLAVVVGVVGGILLGVLVDTVVRLRAARRERDTDLAAGPAPSLAPGADTPETDAALVTCPGPAR; translated from the coding sequence ATGGTCGCGTGGGTCGTGGAGCTGTGGGGACAGGTCGAGGCGTGGCTGCTCGCGCTCGTCGACTCGGTGTGGGCGCTGCCGACGCTGTTCGCGACGACCGCGGGGGACGGGTTCTTCCCGCCGATCCCCGGCGAGACCGTGATCGTCATGCTCGCCGTGGGGGCGCAGTCCGGCGGGGGCGTCGCCTGGGGGCTCGTCCTGCTCGTCGCGGCGCTCGGCGCCTGGTGCGGCGACCAGCTCGCCTACGCGCTCGGCCGGGCGGTCGGCACGCGCGCGCTGCCGGTGCTGCGCGGCTTCCGCGGTCAGCGCGCCGTCGCCTGGGCGACCCGCTCCCTCGACCGGCGCGGCGCGTCCGTCGTCCTGGGCGCGCGGTTCGTGCCCGTCGGGCGGACGGCGGTCAACGTGACCGCGGGTGCCGTGGGCTTCTCGCGCCGGCGCTTCATGGCGCTGTCCGCCGTCGCGTCGGTCGCGTGGGCCACCTACTCGGTCCTCATCGGCACGCTCGCCGCCGCGTGGGTGGGCGACAGCCCGCTCCTCGCCGTCGTGGTGGGGGTCGTCGGCGGGATCCTCCTCGGTGTCCTCGTCGACACGGTGGTCCGGCTCCGGGCGGCCCGCCGCGAGCGGGACACCGACCTGGCGGCCGGACCGGCCCCGAGCCTGGCACCCGGTGCCGACACCCCGGAGACGGACGCCGCGCTGGTCACGTGCCCCGGCCCGGCGCGGTAG
- a CDS encoding FKBP-type peptidyl-prolyl cis-trans isomerase: protein MTTGENELSRPEVDAPEGPAPTELVVEDITVGDGPEATPGATVNVHYLGVEYETGEEFDASWNRGQSINFPLRSLIAGWQQGIPGMKVGGRRKLVVPPELAYGPAGGGHRLSGKTLIFVIDLLGVS from the coding sequence ATGACCACTGGAGAGAACGAGCTGTCCCGCCCCGAGGTCGACGCGCCGGAGGGCCCCGCGCCCACCGAGCTCGTCGTCGAGGACATCACCGTCGGTGACGGCCCCGAGGCGACGCCGGGCGCGACCGTGAACGTGCACTACCTCGGCGTCGAGTACGAGACGGGCGAGGAGTTCGACGCCTCGTGGAACCGCGGGCAGTCGATCAACTTCCCGCTGCGCAGCCTCATCGCCGGCTGGCAGCAGGGCATCCCCGGGATGAAGGTCGGCGGGCGGCGCAAGCTCGTCGTGCCGCCGGAGCTCGCCTACGGCCCCGCGGGCGGCGGCCACCGCCTGTCCGGCAAGACGCTGATCTTCGTCATCGACCTGCTCGGCGTGTCCTGA
- a CDS encoding VIT1/CCC1 family protein, which yields MSSTPEPHTGLPAGDPHGVTPGGDPAPVVGHRPTPQEIRRWRRFLADERAEAAVYRDLASRRSGEERDILLALADAEGRHEQHWLGLLGDDVGKPLRGDWRTRTLGWLARRFGGVFVLALAQRAEARSTYETDADATPRMAADERIHEEVVRGLATRGRNRLSGTFRAAVFGANDGLVSNLALILGIGASGASNSTVLLSGLAGLLAGALSMGAGEYVSVRSQRELLDASTPSPQASAALPDLDVDANELALVYRARGMAPAEAEEHAADVLATYTQQTVIAPPPSADEHETHGTAMGAAVSSFLFFASGALIPVLPYLFGLTGFVAVGVAALLVGVALLATGATVGLLSGTSPLTRALRQIGIGFGAAAATYLLGLVFGATVG from the coding sequence ATGTCCTCCACGCCTGAGCCGCACACCGGCCTGCCCGCCGGCGACCCGCACGGGGTGACGCCGGGCGGGGACCCGGCCCCCGTCGTCGGGCACCGACCGACGCCGCAGGAGATCCGGCGGTGGCGCCGGTTCCTCGCCGACGAGCGCGCGGAGGCGGCCGTCTACCGCGACCTCGCGAGCCGCCGCAGCGGGGAGGAGCGCGACATCCTGCTGGCGCTCGCGGACGCGGAGGGGCGGCACGAGCAGCACTGGCTCGGCCTGCTCGGCGACGACGTCGGCAAGCCCCTGCGGGGCGACTGGCGCACCCGGACGCTCGGCTGGCTCGCGCGCCGCTTCGGCGGCGTGTTCGTGCTCGCGCTCGCCCAGCGGGCCGAGGCGCGCTCGACGTACGAGACCGACGCCGACGCGACGCCCCGGATGGCCGCCGACGAGCGGATCCACGAGGAGGTCGTGCGCGGCCTCGCGACGCGCGGGCGCAACCGCCTGTCGGGGACGTTCCGTGCCGCCGTGTTCGGCGCGAACGACGGCCTCGTGTCCAACCTCGCGCTGATCCTCGGCATCGGGGCGTCGGGGGCGTCGAACAGCACGGTGCTCCTCTCGGGGCTCGCGGGCCTGCTCGCGGGCGCGCTGTCGATGGGCGCGGGGGAGTACGTGTCGGTGCGGTCGCAGCGCGAGCTGCTCGACGCCTCGACGCCGAGCCCGCAGGCGTCCGCGGCGCTGCCCGACCTCGACGTCGACGCGAACGAGCTCGCGCTCGTCTACCGCGCGCGGGGCATGGCGCCCGCCGAGGCCGAGGAGCACGCCGCCGACGTCCTGGCGACGTACACGCAGCAGACGGTGATCGCCCCGCCGCCCAGCGCGGACGAGCACGAGACGCACGGCACGGCGATGGGGGCGGCGGTGTCGTCGTTCCTGTTCTTCGCGTCGGGCGCGCTCATCCCGGTGCTGCCCTACCTCTTCGGCCTGACCGGGTTCGTCGCGGTCGGCGTGGCGGCGCTCCTCGTGGGGGTCGCGCTCCTGGCGACCGGCGCGACGGTCGGCCTGCTCTCGGGGACCTCGCCCCTGACGCGGGCGCTGCGGCAGATCGGCATCGGCTTCGGTGCCGCGGCGGCGACCTACCTGCTCGGGCTGGTGTTCGGGGCGACCGTCGGGTGA
- a CDS encoding gluconate:H+ symporter produces the protein MIGTLTQHLTTLAPSAAAAVARAAEDAPVTDAGTAQLVLAAVVGIATIVVLIVWLKLHPFLALMIGSAVLAVVAGIDFVDAFTSFSAGLGSTVAGVGVLIALGAIIGKLLIDSGGADQIVDTILGRTTPQRLPWAMALIAFVIGIPLFFEVGVVLLVPVVMLVAKRVRTNPILVGIPALAGLSALHGLVPPHPGPLLAIDALGADLGLTLGLGLLVAIPTVVVSGPLLAKPLARWVALPPPTSVLGVSERDEDAPRPSFAVSVGVVLLPVILMLARTLVEVSGSIDTGWGRVFEFIGTPLVALLITALTSLVVLGSALGRTRDQVSKLVDSSFAPIAGILLIVGAGGGFKQTLVDSGVGDVVAKGISDANITPLLAGWLVAVLIRVATGSATVATITAAGIMAPIAATLPPTHAALLVLSIGAGSVFLSHVNDAGFWLVKEYFGMTVGQTFKTWSLMECVLSVVALLVVLLLGLVV, from the coding sequence ATGATCGGCACGCTCACGCAGCACCTCACGACGCTCGCTCCGTCCGCCGCCGCGGCCGTCGCGCGCGCCGCGGAGGACGCCCCCGTGACCGACGCCGGGACGGCCCAGCTCGTCCTCGCCGCCGTCGTCGGCATCGCGACGATCGTCGTCCTCATCGTGTGGCTCAAGCTGCACCCGTTCCTCGCGCTGATGATCGGCTCGGCCGTGCTCGCCGTCGTGGCCGGCATCGACTTCGTCGACGCGTTCACCAGCTTCTCCGCGGGGCTCGGCTCGACCGTCGCCGGGGTCGGCGTCCTCATCGCGCTCGGCGCGATCATCGGCAAGCTGCTCATCGACTCCGGGGGCGCCGACCAGATCGTCGACACGATCCTCGGCAGGACGACGCCGCAGCGCCTGCCGTGGGCCATGGCGCTCATCGCGTTCGTCATCGGGATCCCGCTGTTCTTCGAGGTGGGCGTCGTCCTCCTCGTGCCCGTGGTCATGCTCGTGGCCAAGCGCGTCCGCACCAACCCGATCCTCGTCGGGATCCCCGCGCTCGCGGGCCTGTCGGCGCTGCACGGCCTGGTCCCGCCGCACCCCGGGCCGCTGCTCGCCATCGACGCGCTCGGCGCCGACCTCGGCCTGACGCTCGGCCTCGGCCTGCTCGTCGCGATCCCCACCGTGGTCGTGTCCGGCCCGCTGCTCGCCAAGCCCCTCGCGCGCTGGGTGGCGCTCCCGCCGCCCACGTCCGTGCTCGGCGTCTCCGAGCGCGACGAGGACGCACCGCGCCCGAGCTTCGCGGTCTCCGTCGGCGTCGTCCTGCTGCCCGTGATCCTCATGCTCGCCCGCACCCTCGTCGAGGTCAGCGGGTCCATCGACACCGGCTGGGGCCGCGTCTTCGAGTTCATCGGCACCCCGCTCGTCGCGCTGCTCATCACCGCGCTCACCTCGCTCGTCGTGCTGGGCTCCGCGCTCGGCCGCACGCGCGACCAGGTGAGCAAGCTCGTCGACTCGTCGTTCGCGCCGATCGCGGGCATCCTCCTCATCGTCGGCGCCGGCGGCGGCTTCAAGCAGACGCTCGTCGACTCGGGCGTGGGCGACGTCGTCGCGAAGGGCATCTCGGACGCGAACATCACGCCGCTGCTCGCGGGCTGGCTCGTCGCCGTCCTCATCCGCGTCGCCACCGGCTCCGCGACCGTCGCGACCATCACCGCCGCGGGCATCATGGCCCCGATCGCCGCGACCCTGCCGCCCACGCACGCCGCGCTGCTCGTGCTCTCCATCGGCGCCGGGTCCGTGTTCCTGTCGCACGTCAACGACGCCGGGTTCTGGCTCGTCAAGGAGTACTTCGGCATGACCGTCGGGCAGACGTTCAAGACGTGGTCGCTCATGGAGTGCGTCCTGTCCGTCGTCGCGCTCCTCGTGGTCCTCCTCCTGGGCCTCGTCGTCTAG